In the Astatotilapia calliptera chromosome 5, fAstCal1.2, whole genome shotgun sequence genome, one interval contains:
- the nxph4 gene encoding neurexophilin-4 isoform X1: MQVLSWTIVLLSQWILRKVQGLERQVDFSDLGPVGAVMKTLPYGMGGGTVGGVVKPPYQTIFSTPIDQIPVKSKPPPYSSYSPYELARNQSLLVDQTGYRSKRKPALKTAMKTKKIFGWGDFYFNVKTVKFSLLVTGKIVDHINGTFTVYFRHNSSSLGNVSVSIVPPTKVVEFEVLQQHHLHPHTQQDVQIQETQQSTIDPKEAKTLNCRVEYEKTNRSKKSKPCLYDPSQTCFTEHTQSHAAWLCAKPFKVICIFISFFSIDYKLVQKVCPDYNFQSDHPYFG; this comes from the coding sequence GTCCAAGGGTTGGAGAGGCAAGTGGACTTCTCAGATCTGGGCCCAGTGGGGGCGGTGATGAAGACTCTTCCATACGGCATGGGCGGAGGCACCGTTGGAGGAGTAGTTAAGCCGCCGTACCAAACCATCTTCTCCACACCGATCGATCAGATACCGGTGAAATCCAAGCCACCCCCGTACAGTTCCTATAGCCCTTATGAGCTGGCCCGGAACCAGTCCCTGCTAGTGGATCAGACAGGCTACCGCTCCAAGCGTAAACCTGCACTAAAGACAGCCATGAAGACCAAGAAAATCTTTGGCTGGGGGGACTTCTACTTCAATGTCAAGACCGTGAAGTTCAGCCTGTTGGTGACAGGGAAGATTGTGGACCACATCAATGggacttttactgtttattttcgCCACAACTCCTCCAGCCTGGGGAATGTGTCGGTCAGTATCGTGCCACCAACCAAAGTGGTTGAGTTTGAGGTCCTTCAGCAGCATCATCTGCACCCCCACACCCAGCAGGACGTCCAGATCCAGGAGACACAGCAGTCCACCATCGATCCAAAAGAGGCAAAGACCTTAAACTGTCGGGTCGAGTACGAGAAAACCAACAGATCCAAGAAATCCAAACCCTGCCTGTATGATCCGTCTCAGACCTGCTTCACAGAGCACACCCAGTCCCACGCTGCTTGGCTTTGTGCTAAACCTTTCAAGGTGATCTGCATCTTCATCTCTTTCTTCAGCATTGATTATAAGCTGGTTCAGAAAGTGTGTCCAGACTACAACTTCCAAAGCGATCACCCTTACTTTGGATAA
- the nxph4 gene encoding neurexophilin-4 isoform X2: protein MVQGLERQVDFSDLGPVGAVMKTLPYGMGGGTVGGVVKPPYQTIFSTPIDQIPVKSKPPPYSSYSPYELARNQSLLVDQTGYRSKRKPALKTAMKTKKIFGWGDFYFNVKTVKFSLLVTGKIVDHINGTFTVYFRHNSSSLGNVSVSIVPPTKVVEFEVLQQHHLHPHTQQDVQIQETQQSTIDPKEAKTLNCRVEYEKTNRSKKSKPCLYDPSQTCFTEHTQSHAAWLCAKPFKVICIFISFFSIDYKLVQKVCPDYNFQSDHPYFG from the exons ATG GTCCAAGGGTTGGAGAGGCAAGTGGACTTCTCAGATCTGGGCCCAGTGGGGGCGGTGATGAAGACTCTTCCATACGGCATGGGCGGAGGCACCGTTGGAGGAGTAGTTAAGCCGCCGTACCAAACCATCTTCTCCACACCGATCGATCAGATACCGGTGAAATCCAAGCCACCCCCGTACAGTTCCTATAGCCCTTATGAGCTGGCCCGGAACCAGTCCCTGCTAGTGGATCAGACAGGCTACCGCTCCAAGCGTAAACCTGCACTAAAGACAGCCATGAAGACCAAGAAAATCTTTGGCTGGGGGGACTTCTACTTCAATGTCAAGACCGTGAAGTTCAGCCTGTTGGTGACAGGGAAGATTGTGGACCACATCAATGggacttttactgtttattttcgCCACAACTCCTCCAGCCTGGGGAATGTGTCGGTCAGTATCGTGCCACCAACCAAAGTGGTTGAGTTTGAGGTCCTTCAGCAGCATCATCTGCACCCCCACACCCAGCAGGACGTCCAGATCCAGGAGACACAGCAGTCCACCATCGATCCAAAAGAGGCAAAGACCTTAAACTGTCGGGTCGAGTACGAGAAAACCAACAGATCCAAGAAATCCAAACCCTGCCTGTATGATCCGTCTCAGACCTGCTTCACAGAGCACACCCAGTCCCACGCTGCTTGGCTTTGTGCTAAACCTTTCAAGGTGATCTGCATCTTCATCTCTTTCTTCAGCATTGATTATAAGCTGGTTCAGAAAGTGTGTCCAGACTACAACTTCCAAAGCGATCACCCTTACTTTGGATAA